AGCAGGGCCAGGTCGCCCGAGAGCACGCGCGTCGTGCCCGATCGCTCGCCACGGGCGGCCGCGAGGGCGATGCCCGTCGCCGTCGACACCGTGCCGTCGATGCCCGCGAGTCCGCGGTTGGCGTGCACGCGGATCGCCTTGCCGGGCACCAGGGCGTCCGCCACCCGGATGAGACGGGAGGCCGCGAGCACCAGACGGTCGTGGGGCCACGTGGATGCCCACAGAGCCCGCGCGAGCATCCGACGATCGACAGGCGCACGCAGCACCGCGAGCTCGGCTTTCGCGAACGCGGCGCGCACACCCCGGTCGTCGGAGACCGCGAGCGACAGGTCGGGGGCCGGGTCGTCGGGCGCCTGCGACTCGAGCACGGCGCGCGACATGCTGACCCAGCCGCCAACCCAGCGCCGCACGACGGCGGGGTCGGGCGCGCCGAGCACGCGCACATCGTCGACGATGCGCGCGCGGCGGCCGGGGTTGTAGTCCTCGACGCCGGGCGTGCGCACGACGATGACGTCGACATCGGCGCGCTCGAGCAGCTGCGGCACCTGGCGGCTGAGCGTGGGGTGGCCGAGCACGATCGCGCGACCGACGGCGTCGCCGTGCGGTCCGCGCAGCACGTCGCGGTAGGCGACGACCGCGTGCCGCCCGAAGCGTGCCCCGCTCGACACTTCGGCGATGAGCGGGGCGCCGAGGGCGACCGCGAGCTGCTCGGCACGAGGGCCGGCGTTGTGGCCGGCGATGACGACGGTCGCGTCGTCGGGGTGCAGGTCGATCACGACCTCCGCGCTGAGCGGGCGCACCGGGGGCTCGCCGGGCACGAGTGCGGGGTCGATCTCGATCGGCCCGCTGAGCGGCTCGCGGTAGGCGAGGTTGAGGTGCACGGGGCCTTCGGCGCTCGCGTGCACGGCGAGGGCCGCGAGTTCGCGAGCGTCGTCGAGCTCGCCGGCGGCGCCGACGGGAGCCGCGACATCCCAGTCGGCGCGAACGATCTCTCCGAAGATGCCCGGCTGCACGGTCGTCTGGTTGGCGCCGATGCCGCGCAGCTCGGCGGGTCGATCGGCGGTGAGCACGATGAGCGGCACGCCCGCGTGGTGCGCTTCGAGCACGGCGGGGTGGAGGTTGGCGACGGCCGTGCCCGAGGTGCAGACGATCGCGACCGGACGCCCGCTCTCGACCGCGAGGCCGAGCGCCGTGAAGCCGGCGACCCGCTCGTCGATGCGCACGTGCAGCGCGAGGTGCCCCGCGCGGGCGAGAGCAGCGGCGGCGAGCGCGAGCCCCTGCGAGCGCGAGCCGGGGCTCAGGACGACGTCGGTGACGCCGGCACACACGAGGCCGTCGAGCAGTGCCGCGGCCGCGGCGCCCGAGGGCGAGGCCGTCGGCTCAGCGCTCGGGGTCGGCGGGGGTGTCATCGTCGAGGTCGGCGAGCTCTTGCTCGAGCTGCCGCAGCCGTTCGTCTTGCTCGGCCCGCTTGGCGATCTCCTCGCTCGAGAGGGTGCGCAGGAAGGCGGGGTCGTCGTCGGGCGCGATCGGGCGGGCGCCCGGTCCGGTGCGGCGCGCCTTGCCGACGACGAGCCAGAGCACGCCGCCGATGACGGGCAGCAGCACGACGACGACGGCCCAGAGCGGCTTGGGGAACGCGCGCACCCGCGCACGCTCGGTGAGCAGCACGTCGACGAGCGTGTAGATCGTGAACGCGACCGCCACCACGATGAGGACGATGATCACGCGAGTCATGGCCCGAGTCTACGCCGCGCCCTCTGAGCAGGCACCGAGAGGGCGCTCGTACACTGGGAGTCGTGAGCCCCTGGATTCAGTACTCCCTCGTGCGTCTCGGCCTGTTCGGCGTGAGCTTCGGGCTGCTCATGGCCGTGAGCCTCGACTGGTGGTGGGCGGCCATCATCGCCACGATCATCGCGATGACGGTCTCGTACATCTTCTTCTCCTCGCTGCGGGATGCCGTGGCCCTCGACCTCGCGGCCCGCCGCGAGCGCCCCGCCGCCGACCCAGATGCCGAGGCCGAGGATGCGGCCGCCGACGAGCGTGCCGACGACGCCGCCGAGGACGCGGCTCGGCCGTAAGCACCTCGTAAGGCCCTCCCCCTGCGCACCGCCGTCCTGTCGGCCTACAGTCGGATCACGGCCGCGGGCGCGGTCGCGAGAGGAGTGACGCAATGACGACGAGGACCACGATCGCCGCGGGGGCGGCCATCGCGCTGATGATCGGGCTCGGGGGATGCTCGACCAGCGCACCGCTCGACGTCGCTGCGCCCGTCGCCACCGCGCCCGCTGCCGAACCGAGCGAACCCGCACCCTCCGAGGCCGTCGACGACGCCGAGGCCGAGCCGGTCGCCGCACCGGGCGAGTACCTCGACTACTACGACGGCGCGATCGCCGAGACGCCGGGCCTCAAGGTGCTGTTCTTCCACGCCTCGTGGTGCCCGAAGTGCCGCGCCCTCGATGAGGACATCGAAGCGAACGCGATTCCCGACGGGATGACGATCTTCAAGGTCGACTTCGACACGGCCAACGACCTGAAGCAGCGCTACGGCGTGACGCTGCAGACGACGATCGTGTACGTCGATGATGAGGGCGAGCTGCTGACGAAGGGCGTGCTCTACGACGACACGACGCTCGACGCCCTCATCGCCGCGGCTCCGTAGGGCCGGGCCGTGGAAGGACTGGTCGTCGTCAGCCTGCTCGCGGGCGTGCTGACCGTCGCGGCACCGTGCGTGCTGCCGCTGCTGCCCGTGATCGTCGGCGGCGCGATCGTCGCGGACGACGCGGATGCGCGCCGCGCGCGCTGGCGTCCGTTCGTGATCGCGGCATCCCTCGCCGTCAGCGTCATCGTGTTCACACTGCTGCTCAAGGCGACGACGGCGCTGCTCGGCATTCCGACGCAGGTGTGGCAGGTGATCTCGGGCGTCATCGTCATCCTGCTCGGCATCAATCTGCTGTTCCCGAGCCTGTGGGAGCGCGTGTCGACGCGGCTCGGTCTCGGCGACCGCAGCAATCGCGCGCTCGACGCATCGGTGCAGCGGCAGTCGGTGGGCGGCGACATCCTCACCGGGGCGGCCCTCGGCCCGGTGTTCAGCAGCTGCAGCCCGACCTACGCGCTCATCGTCGCAACCGTGCTGCCGGTGTCGTTCGCCGAGGGGCTGCTGTACGTGACGCTCTACGCGATCGGGCTCGCCGTGCCCCTGTTGCTCATCGCCCTCGCCGGGCGCTCGGCGGCGCGCCGGCTCGGGTGGCTCGCCGACCCGCGCGGCTGGTTCCGGCGCTCGATGGGCGTGCTGTTCCTCATCGTGGGCATTGTCGTCATCATCGGCGCGGACAAGGCGCTGCAGACGCTCATCCTCGACCTGGGCTGGTACGACCCCATCGCCGACCTCGAGGGCGTGCTGCAGGGTGGCTGAGCCGGCGCGCACCGATCGGCCGCTCGACGGGCGCCGCGTGCTCGTCGTCGACGATGACCCGACGCTGCTCGAGATCGCCGCCACCTACCTCACGGCCGCGGGCGGCACCGTCGACACGGCCGCCGACTCCGTGACGGCCCTCGAGCTCGCGGCTTCGCGGCTGCCCGATCTGGTCGTGCTCGACAGGATGATTCCGGGCGTCGATGGCCTCACCGTTGCCCGGCGACTGCGAGCGGCCTCGGCCGTTCCCATCATCATGCTGACGGCCCTCGGTGAGCCCGAGCACCGCATCGAGGGCCTCGAGGCGGGGGCCGACGACTACCTCGGCAAACCGTTCTCGCCGCGCGAGCTCGTGCTGCGTGTCGAAGCGCTGCTGCGGCGCACGAATCCGACTGAAGCGCCCGCGGGCGACGTGGTGCTGGGCCGGCTGCGGATCGATGCCGAGCGACGTGAGATCTCGCTCGACGGTGAGCCGCTGACCTTGACGGTGCGCGAGCACGACCTGCTCGCCTACCTCGCCCGCCGCCCGGGGCGCACCGTCTCACGCGAGCAGCTGCTCGCCGACGTGTGGGGATGGACGATCGGCGACGTCTCGACGATCACCGTGCACGTGCGGCGGCTGCGCGAGAAGATCGAGGCCGACCCGAGCGCCCCCGAGATCATCGTCACTGTGTGGGGCGCCGGCTACCGGCTCGAGGCCGATGCCCTGCTGTCGTCGGAGGCACCCCGATGACCGCTCTGGACTATCTGCAGATCGTCGGCACCGCGGCCGCGGCCGCGGCCGTCACGGGTATCGCCGCCGCGGTGACGCTGCGGCTGGCCCGCCGGGCTCCGATCATCGTGCACGTCGTCGTCATCGTCGCAGCCGCCGTGCTCGCGGTCGCGGGCGGCATCGCCCTCACCGCCAACGCCATGTACATCAGCGAGTCCGACACGGCCGTGGCGCTCACCGTCACCGCCGCGAGCGGCATCGTCGCGATCGGCGTCTCGGTCGTGCTCGCGAGCGCGCTCTCGCGGGATGCCCGGGCCCTCGGCCGCGATGCCCGCCGCCTCGGCGCCGGCGAGGCCGTCGAGCCCGCCGACCGCTGCACGGCCGAGCTCGACGACGTGCAGGGCGACCTCGTGACCTCGAGCGAGCGCCTGCTCGCCGCGCGCGACGACGCACTGCGGTCGGAGCAGTCGCGGCGCGAGCTGGTGACCCGTATCGCCCACGACCTGCTCGCTCCCGTCGCGAGCATCCAGGCGATCGCCGAGCTGCTCGAAGACGGGCTCTCGGCCGAGCCCGAGCGGCATGCCCACCAGCTGGGGGCGCATGCCGCTCGCCTGCAGTCGCTCGTCGGCGACCTCTTCGAGCTCTCCCGCATCGACGCGGGCGCCCTCGCGCTCACGACCGAGACCGTCTCGCTCACCGATCTCGCCAGCGACGTCGTGGCCGAGTACGGCGAGCTCGCTCGCGCGCACGATGTCGTGCTGCGGTTCTCGGCGGCGAGCGGAACGGTCGCGCCGCTCGACGCCCGTCAGTTCAGCCGTGCCCTCGTCAACGTGCTCATCAACGCGATCGAGCACTCGCCCGCCGGTGGCACCGTGACGGTCGCCGTCATGGCCGACGCGCACGCAGCGATCGTCGCGGTGCGCGACGAGGGCCCGGGCTTCGAGCCCGGCGACGTGCCGCACGTGTTCGAGGCGGGGTGGCGCGGCACGAGCGCGCGCACAGCACCCCGAGTGGGCCTCGCGGGCGGCGCCGGGCTCGGCCTCGCGATCACGCGCGCCATCATCGAGGCGCACGGCGGCACCGCCACCGCCCATGCCTCGACCGAGGCGTCCGGCGCCGAGGTGCGGCTGCGCGTTCCGCTGGGGTAGGACCGTCGCCTAGAAGGCGATCGCGGCGGCGAGCCCGAGGCCCGTCAGCAGCGCCCCGAGCGAGGTGAGCTTGAGCGCGAGCACGAGCTCGCCCGGCGTCTTCGCGAGCAGCACGATGAGCGCGACGGGGGCCGTGATGAGCAGCGTGAAGTACACCGCCGGAGCCCACGAGAAGAGCAGGGCGAAGGGCACGAGCACGCCGTAGGCGCCGGCGAGCAGCACGACGAAGAGGATGCGGGCCGGGAGGTCGCCGATGCGCACGGCCAGCGTCTTCTTGCCGACCCGGGCATCCTGCTCGCGATCGCGGATGTTGTTGACGAGCATGATCGCCGCCGCGAAGCAGCCCGCCATGCAGCCGGCGAGCACGGCGTCGAGCGGCACCTGCTCGATCTGCACGTAGGTCGTGCCGACCGTGGCGACGAGCCCGAAGAAGAGGAAGGCCACGAGCTCGCCGAGGCCGAGGTAGCCGTAGGGCAGCTTCCCGCCCGTGTAGAACCAGGCCGCGACGAGCGCGACGGCCCCGATGGCGAGCAACCACCAGAGGCCGGTGAGCACGACGATCGCGAGCCCCGCGGCCGCGCCGAGCGCGAAGAACACGAGCGCGACCGTCAGCACGGTGCGCGGGCGAGCGGCGCCCGAGCCCGTCAGGCGGCTCGGACCGACGCGGTGGGCGTCGGTGCCGCGCACCCCGTCGGAGTAGTCGTTGGCGAAGTTGACGCCGATCTGCAGGAAGACGGCGACCCCGAGGCACAGCAGGGCGAGCGCCAGGTTGTAGCCGAGCGTGTAGTAGGCGACGGCGGTTCCGAGTGCGACGGGCGCGATCGCCAGGCTCAGGGTGCGCAGGCGCGCGCCCGCGATCCAGTCGCGCGCGGTCGCCTGCCGCACCTTGGCGGGGTTGCCGGATGCGGCGGTCGCCTTCGCGGGGTTCATGCGCTTGGTCTGCTTGCTGGCGGGCTTCTTCGCGCGCGCCTTCTTCGTCGTGGCCACGACCGCGAGTTTAGTGACCCGGGTTCGCGCGGCGCGCCGCGGCGAGCCGGTCGGGCTTGCCGCTGGGCAGCAGGGGCACAGTATCCACGGTCACAATGCGGTCGGGGCGCGCCTCGGGAGGCAGCACGGCACCGACGGCACGGCGCAGCGCGTCGAGCTCGGGGCGCGCGGTCGTCACGACCACGGGCACCTCACCCCACTCGGGGTGGTGGCCCGCGACGACGACGGCGTCGGTGAGCCCTGGCTGTTCGCGCACGATGCGCTCGACCTCGCCGAGGCGCACCTTGAGCCCGCCCGTGACGATGGTGTCGTCGATGCGGCCGGTGACGCGCAGCACACCGTCGACCAGTTCGCCCGCATCGTCGGTGCAGTACCAGCGCGCCCCGTCGTGCTCGACGAAGGTCGCCGCCGTGCGCTCGGGGTCGTCGAGGTAGTACTCGGCGAGCGTCGGTCCGCCGAGCTCGACGCGGCCGGCGGCGGAACAACGCACCTCGGTCTGCCCAATCGCGCGACCGTCGTAGACGACTCCGCCGCACGTCTCGCTCGAGCCGTAGGTGCGGGTGAGGTGCCAGCCGAGCGCGGTCGCGCGGTCGATGAGCGGGGCGGGCGTCGCCTGACCCCCGACGAGGATGCGCGCGAACCCGGCGAGCGCGCGCCGCAGGGCATCGTCGGCCTCGGCCTCGTCGACGAGCCGGCTGAGCTGCGCGGGAACGAGAGCGGTGTAGCGCACCGGGTCGTCCATCGCGGCGACGGCCTCGAGCACGCGCTCGGCGCTCAACCGTCCGGGTGGCACGGGAATCGGCGTGGTGCCGGCGGCGAGCGAGCGGGCCAGCACGTTGCTGCCCGCGATGTACTGCACCGGCAGCGCGAGCAGCCACTGGCCGGGGCCCCCGAGCGCACCCTCGCTTGCGGCGGCGCTCGCGAGCACAGCGTCGGCGGTCAGGGCCACGCGCTTCGGCCGCCCGGTCGTTCCGCTCGTCTCGACGACGAGCGCGATGCGCTTCTCGACCGTCAGTGGCGCGGTGTGCACGGGGTTGACCCCGCCGCCACGGAACAGCACGGCGGGCCCCTCACCATCGAGCGCGTCGCGCAACGCGGCGAGGCAGGCGAGCGGGTCAGCGGTGTCGACGACGGCGAGCGGGCGGGTCACGCGCCCACGCTACCCCGCGCGGCTGAGGCGCGGTCGGGTCAGGATGCCGCGGCTGCGGCGGTGCGGATCATCAGCTGGTAGGGCAGCTGCCGCTGCTTCAGCTGGTTGACCGTGCCGACGACGATGACGCCGGTGCGATCATCCCGGTAGAAGACCACGCCGGAAGCACCGGAATGCCCCTGGAACTCGAACGAGCGGAAGCCCGTGAGCACCGCGGGAAGTCGAAAGCGCATGACGCCCGTGCCGTACTCGAGCGGCGAGAAGATGCGGTGCCAGTTGATGAGCATCTCATCGAGCAGCTTCTTGTCGAACAGGCGGCCGTCGAAGAAGGCCTGCACGAAGGCAACCCCGTCGCGCAAGGTCGAGACCACGGCACCCTGGCCACCGCACGAGGCGAGCAGCAGGGGCAGCCGCAGGTCGCGGTCTGCGTACCGGATCACCGCCATCTCGTCGAAGCGATCGAGGGTGTCGGACGTGAACACGTAGGTGTGGTCGAGCCCGAGGGGGGCCGTGATGCGGGCGCGCACCGACTCGGCGAACGCGCGCCCGTCGAGGCGCTCGACGACGCCGTCGAGTAGCTGGAACCCGGTGTCGCTGTAGAGGCCGCGGCCTCGGCGGGCGGGCGTCATCGCGCGCGTCCACTCGACCACCTCGGCCTCGCCCCAGCCGAAGTCGCTCTGCAAAGCACGCTTGAGCGTCGTGGGGCCGTCGGGGCGGGGGCCTTCGAAGTAGTCGGCGAGCCCGGCGGTGTGGCCCAAGACCTCGCGCACGGTGATCTCGTCGCTGACGTCACGCCCGTTGTCGACGGCGAGGCCGGTGAGGTCGAGGTCGGGCAGGTACCCGGCGATCGGCGCGTCCCAGTCGAGCTTCCCTTCGTCGCGCAACTGGGCGAGGCACACGACCGTGAAGAGCTTGCTGACGCTCGCCACGAAGAATGGCCGGTCGAGATCGCCGTGCACGACGTCGAGACCGTCGGGGCTCACGACGCGCCAGAGCACCTCGCCGGTGCGGCGGTCGGCCGCGCTCTTCTCGATCAGGCGGTGGATGCGCTGCTCTCGTGTCGCCATCGGGCGGCCTCTCTGCTCAGGTGTTATCGCCGTTAACATGGGCGGGTCATGTCTAGCGCACTCATGTGTACACTGTCAACATGGTGGGCGATCGGAAGGCTGCGGGGTCGGCGGGCTCCCGCCCAGAACGCACCGCCTACCACCACGGTGCTCTGCGCGATGCGCTCGTCGACGCCGGTGAGGACCTGGCTCGCGCCGAGGGACTCGAGGGCGTGACCGTGCGGCGCATCGCGGCAGCGTGCGGCGTCAGCGCGGCGGCCGTCTACCGGCACTTTCCGAGCGGCGACCACCTCATCGCGGCCGTCGCGCAGCGGGCACGAGAGATCATGGCGCGCGACATGTTCGCCCGACTCGCCTCGGCTGACGGGCGCCCACCGATCGACCGCCTGCGCGAGGTTGGCGAGTCGTACATCGCCTTCGCCCTCGCCGAGCCGCAGTTGTTCTCGCTCGTGTCGATGCCCATGACGACACCGCCCGATCGACTCGACGACCCGAACGCGGCCGACCTCGTGCGCGACATCGTTCTCGAGCTCGAGCCGTCGGGCGAGGTCGACGAGCAGCGCGTGGCGAGCCGCATGATGCTCGCGCAGGCGAGTGCGCACGGCCTCGCCGTGATCCTGCGCGACTTCGTGCCCGACCCTGAGGCTCGCGCGATGCTCATCGCCGGGGTGCTCGGCCGCGTGGGCGTGGGGCTCGAGGCCTGAGTTCGTCGCTCCGGGCATCCATCAGGCCCGAATTGCAGGGCTGGGGCAACTCAGCCGCAATATGCGACCGATGGACGCCTCTCGATACACTCTGGACACCGCCAACACGAACTTGACTCAGCAGGAGACCGCTCGTGCCCAGCTTTTTGTCGCATGCATTAGCAGCCGTCACCGGCGGTCTCGTCGCTGCTCTCGTGGTGGTGGGCATAACGGTCACCATCCCGCAGGTCGCTGGTGTGCCCGGTGGAGCGCCCGGGCCTGCGGGCGCCGACGGTGCGGTGGGCGCGGAAGGTCCGGCAGGCGCACCCGGCGCCCCTGGTGCCGATGGTGCGACAGGACCCGCTGGTGCGACAGGAATGAGGGGAACCCAGGGACCCCGAGGCCCTCAAGGAATAGCGGGAGAACCTGGCCGTGCTGGTCCGGCAGGGCCGGCAGGGCCGGCAGGGCCGGCAGGGCCGGCAGGGCCGGCAGGTGAGCCCGGTCCCGCTGGGCAAGACCTCCGCAGTATTAGCGACTCGTTCTCGGGCACGATGCTCAGCAGCGGCAATCGATTCGACGTGGTGTCGGTCACCCTCCCTGCCGCGGGTCCGTACCAGGTGTATGTGACGGCGAGCGGTGGAGCGACGGCGACGATCAGCACCCCCCGCCTGCCCGCAACTCCGGCTTTCGGGTGCTCCCTGATAGGCGGCGGAGTGATCGACGCTCAGAGCATCGAGTGGAACCTCTGGACTGCCGGTGCAGCGAGCAGCGAGAACTGGGACTACGACTACGAGCTGACCACCACCACGGCCGTATTGGGCACCGTTGTGACAGCTCAGCCCGGGTCGACGATCACTCTTGAATGCGCTCCATCGCCCTCGGTGGCGGACCTGGATGACCAGTGGGTCGACAGGCTGACCGCGTCACTGATCTCGATCGCGGCTGTGCCGGTCGGCTGAGCGGCACAGCCGCCCCGTTTAGTACTGCCAGGGGAACGGCGACCAGTCGGGCGCGCGCTTCTCGAGGAACGAGTCGCGGCCCTCGACGGCCTCGTCGGTGCCGTAGGCGAGCCGCGTCGCCTCGCCCGCGAAGAGCTGCTGGCCGACCATTCCGTCGTCGGTGAGGTTCATGGCGTACTTGAGCATGCGGATGGCCGTGGGGCTCTTGGTGAGGATCGTCTCAGCCCAGTCGAGCGCCGTCGACTCGAGCTCGGCGTGCGGCACGACGGCGTTGACCGTTCCCATCTCGTAGGCGCGCTGCGCGTCGTACTCGCGAGCGAGGAAGAAGATCTCGCGCGCCACCTTCTGGCCGACCTGCTTGGCGAGGTAGGCGCTGCCGTAGCCGGCGTCGAACGAGCCGACATCGGCGTCGGTCTGCTTGAAGCGCGCGTGCTCGCGGCTCGCGATCGTCAGGTCGCACACGACGTGCAGCGAGTGCCCGCCGCCGGCCGCCCAGCCGGGCACGACGGC
The sequence above is a segment of the Microcella humidisoli genome. Coding sequences within it:
- a CDS encoding DUF4229 domain-containing protein, translating into MSPWIQYSLVRLGLFGVSFGLLMAVSLDWWWAAIIATIIAMTVSYIFFSSLRDAVALDLAARRERPAADPDAEAEDAAADERADDAAEDAARP
- a CDS encoding cytochrome c biogenesis CcdA family protein yields the protein MEGLVVVSLLAGVLTVAAPCVLPLLPVIVGGAIVADDADARRARWRPFVIAASLAVSVIVFTLLLKATTALLGIPTQVWQVISGVIVILLGINLLFPSLWERVSTRLGLGDRSNRALDASVQRQSVGGDILTGAALGPVFSSCSPTYALIVATVLPVSFAEGLLYVTLYAIGLAVPLLLIALAGRSAARRLGWLADPRGWFRRSMGVLFLIVGIVVIIGADKALQTLILDLGWYDPIADLEGVLQGG
- the menD gene encoding 2-succinyl-5-enolpyruvyl-6-hydroxy-3-cyclohexene-1-carboxylic-acid synthase → MTPPPTPSAEPTASPSGAAAAALLDGLVCAGVTDVVLSPGSRSQGLALAAAALARAGHLALHVRIDERVAGFTALGLAVESGRPVAIVCTSGTAVANLHPAVLEAHHAGVPLIVLTADRPAELRGIGANQTTVQPGIFGEIVRADWDVAAPVGAAGELDDARELAALAVHASAEGPVHLNLAYREPLSGPIEIDPALVPGEPPVRPLSAEVVIDLHPDDATVVIAGHNAGPRAEQLAVALGAPLIAEVSSGARFGRHAVVAYRDVLRGPHGDAVGRAIVLGHPTLSRQVPQLLERADVDVIVVRTPGVEDYNPGRRARIVDDVRVLGAPDPAVVRRWVGGWVSMSRAVLESQAPDDPAPDLSLAVSDDRGVRAAFAKAELAVLRAPVDRRMLARALWASTWPHDRLVLAASRLIRVADALVPGKAIRVHANRGLAGIDGTVSTATGIALAAARGERSGTTRVLSGDLALLHDAGALLVPLPDDLRLHVFVGNDGGGTIFDDLEVAATAHPDDFATVMRTPHRADLAALAAAGGWAYRRVTTRAELDDALTAPEPLLLVEVPLVEVPLES
- a CDS encoding TetR/AcrR family transcriptional regulator, translating into MVGDRKAAGSAGSRPERTAYHHGALRDALVDAGEDLARAEGLEGVTVRRIAAACGVSAAAVYRHFPSGDHLIAAVAQRAREIMARDMFARLASADGRPPIDRLREVGESYIAFALAEPQLFSLVSMPMTTPPDRLDDPNAADLVRDIVLELEPSGEVDEQRVASRMMLAQASAHGLAVILRDFVPDPEARAMLIAGVLGRVGVGLEA
- a CDS encoding response regulator transcription factor — protein: MAEPARTDRPLDGRRVLVVDDDPTLLEIAATYLTAAGGTVDTAADSVTALELAASRLPDLVVLDRMIPGVDGLTVARRLRAASAVPIIMLTALGEPEHRIEGLEAGADDYLGKPFSPRELVLRVEALLRRTNPTEAPAGDVVLGRLRIDAERREISLDGEPLTLTVREHDLLAYLARRPGRTVSREQLLADVWGWTIGDVSTITVHVRRLREKIEADPSAPEIIVTVWGAGYRLEADALLSSEAPR
- a CDS encoding 1,4-dihydroxy-2-naphthoyl-CoA synthase codes for the protein MAEPFVSDTFDAARWRVAPGFDDLTDLTYHLDTSGRIARIAFDRPEVRNAFRPHTVDELYRALDDARQNPKVGVVLLTGNGPSAKDGGWAFCSGGDQRIRGRGGYQYAEGETAETVDPARASRLHILEVQRLIRFMPKVVIAVVPGWAAGGGHSLHVVCDLTIASREHARFKQTDADVGSFDAGYGSAYLAKQVGQKVAREIFFLAREYDAQRAYEMGTVNAVVPHAELESTALDWAETILTKSPTAIRMLKYAMNLTDDGMVGQQLFAGEATRLAYGTDEAVEGRDSFLEKRAPDWSPFPWQY
- a CDS encoding serine hydrolase domain-containing protein, whose protein sequence is MATREQRIHRLIEKSAADRRTGEVLWRVVSPDGLDVVHGDLDRPFFVASVSKLFTVVCLAQLRDEGKLDWDAPIAGYLPDLDLTGLAVDNGRDVSDEITVREVLGHTAGLADYFEGPRPDGPTTLKRALQSDFGWGEAEVVEWTRAMTPARRGRGLYSDTGFQLLDGVVERLDGRAFAESVRARITAPLGLDHTYVFTSDTLDRFDEMAVIRYADRDLRLPLLLASCGGQGAVVSTLRDGVAFVQAFFDGRLFDKKLLDEMLINWHRIFSPLEYGTGVMRFRLPAVLTGFRSFEFQGHSGASGVVFYRDDRTGVIVVGTVNQLKQRQLPYQLMIRTAAAAAS
- a CDS encoding sensor histidine kinase, which codes for MTALDYLQIVGTAAAAAAVTGIAAAVTLRLARRAPIIVHVVVIVAAAVLAVAGGIALTANAMYISESDTAVALTVTAASGIVAIGVSVVLASALSRDARALGRDARRLGAGEAVEPADRCTAELDDVQGDLVTSSERLLAARDDALRSEQSRRELVTRIAHDLLAPVASIQAIAELLEDGLSAEPERHAHQLGAHAARLQSLVGDLFELSRIDAGALALTTETVSLTDLASDVVAEYGELARAHDVVLRFSAASGTVAPLDARQFSRALVNVLINAIEHSPAGGTVTVAVMADAHAAIVAVRDEGPGFEPGDVPHVFEAGWRGTSARTAPRVGLAGGAGLGLAITRAIIEAHGGTATAHASTEASGAEVRLRVPLG
- a CDS encoding 1,4-dihydroxy-2-naphthoate polyprenyltransferase gives rise to the protein MATTKKARAKKPASKQTKRMNPAKATAASGNPAKVRQATARDWIAGARLRTLSLAIAPVALGTAVAYYTLGYNLALALLCLGVAVFLQIGVNFANDYSDGVRGTDAHRVGPSRLTGSGAARPRTVLTVALVFFALGAAAGLAIVVLTGLWWLLAIGAVALVAAWFYTGGKLPYGYLGLGELVAFLFFGLVATVGTTYVQIEQVPLDAVLAGCMAGCFAAAIMLVNNIRDREQDARVGKKTLAVRIGDLPARILFVVLLAGAYGVLVPFALLFSWAPAVYFTLLITAPVALIVLLAKTPGELVLALKLTSLGALLTGLGLAAAIAF
- a CDS encoding AMP-binding protein produces the protein MTRPLAVVDTADPLACLAALRDALDGEGPAVLFRGGGVNPVHTAPLTVEKRIALVVETSGTTGRPKRVALTADAVLASAAASEGALGGPGQWLLALPVQYIAGSNVLARSLAAGTTPIPVPPGRLSAERVLEAVAAMDDPVRYTALVPAQLSRLVDEAEADDALRRALAGFARILVGGQATPAPLIDRATALGWHLTRTYGSSETCGGVVYDGRAIGQTEVRCSAAGRVELGGPTLAEYYLDDPERTAATFVEHDGARWYCTDDAGELVDGVLRVTGRIDDTIVTGGLKVRLGEVERIVREQPGLTDAVVVAGHHPEWGEVPVVVTTARPELDALRRAVGAVLPPEARPDRIVTVDTVPLLPSGKPDRLAAARRANPGH
- a CDS encoding thioredoxin family protein, translating into MTTRTTIAAGAAIALMIGLGGCSTSAPLDVAAPVATAPAAEPSEPAPSEAVDDAEAEPVAAPGEYLDYYDGAIAETPGLKVLFFHASWCPKCRALDEDIEANAIPDGMTIFKVDFDTANDLKQRYGVTLQTTIVYVDDEGELLTKGVLYDDTTLDALIAAAP
- a CDS encoding PLD nuclease N-terminal domain-containing protein, whose protein sequence is MTRVIIVLIVVAVAFTIYTLVDVLLTERARVRAFPKPLWAVVVVLLPVIGGVLWLVVGKARRTGPGARPIAPDDDPAFLRTLSSEEIAKRAEQDERLRQLEQELADLDDDTPADPER